Proteins co-encoded in one Rhopalosiphum maidis isolate BTI-1 chromosome 2, ASM367621v3, whole genome shotgun sequence genomic window:
- the LOC113554949 gene encoding fibroblast growth factor receptor 4-like isoform X1 translates to MINHRVPLKLLPTVVVAIVFLVEGLCLPAHSKNIILEDEVSTVPAVEGDRLNIKCDYSEAIKISKVQWTKESDDETPFDSPSILSKKLQWLRFKNVKHSDHGRYSCLISGFTENGMFSKWRNFTLITYKRSETTGNGKSLKMTAPLSLSHRKDGVKPKFINRLFMDNNVALLVDDILTLSCPFESTSDVVFSWYKNDLLLVEGGADVNNYTLTQVKLSDAGNYTCTVKNDFGSIQHKFNVDVYEDQNKLPLLVEYPHNLTLKPGDTARFSCKTFDQLYTKVDWYFLNGTNPRDIETEDLLLFKKMANNHNVKLFNGVLVLEGVTVDDVGWYVCYTNGSKTRVMTGAKLDVDKSLVNDGNDQDSGIEVEDGEIVDNSRKIGFFNATENSTPPKFTKLDSMHRVIAKPAGNMLKLKCVAEGNPLPNVTWYKDGVTPPQRQLGIARYTQWAIILEDLVTADSGNYTCKVSNENGCIDFTYKVEIIERFPHKPYIKEGQPHNVTTLVHTNVSFECTPLADLEPYMRWFYHNASVGNVNEANLENGTVIQNGAPSEGNPELLQLSNVTHLDEGWYTCVAGNSLGMSYASAYLKVVDELEDPIKIKAFQLQTYQLAALGISFALVIIVCIIMLVCSQRKREKLKELVARESARNAMITQWTKKIIIEKQQMADASEPLLMPVVKIEKQKSKYTKLDQVCMSEYELPLDPCWEFSRDNLSLGKTLGEGAFGKVLRGEADGILCENVMSTVAVKMLKDGHTDTEMMDLVSEMEMMKMIGKHVNIINLLGCCTQDGPLYVLVEFALHGNLRDFLRQHRPSSGYEPAIGSNLKDTLTQKDLVSFAYQVARGMEYLASRKCIHRDLAARNVLVSEDFVMKIADFGLARDIQNQEYYRKTTDGRLPVKWMAPEALFHRVYTNQSDVWSYGVLLWEIMTLGGTPYPSVPNMEQLFNLLQSGHRMEKPSCCSLEIYMIMRDCWSYHPNERPMFDELVESLDQILSVTANQEYVDFGLPQLDTPPTSQESFDENDLVNFAG, encoded by the exons atgaaGTGAGTACTGTTCCGGCTGTAGAAGGTGAccgtttaaacataaaatgcgATTATTCAGAAGCCATTAAGATCTCTAAGGTGCAATGGACAAAAGAGTCAGACGATGAAACTCCGTTTGACTCACCAAGCatattgtcaaaaaaattgcaatg GTTGCGTTTCAAGAATGTGAAACACTCTGATCACGGTCGGTATTCTTGCTTGATTAGTGGTTTTACCGAGAATGGAATGTTTTCTAAATGGCGAAATTTCACGTTAATAACGTATAAAAGGTCGGAAACTACCGGTAATGGAAAATCACTGAAAATGACAGCGCCTCTGAGTCTTTCACACCGAAAGGACGGAGTCAAACCGAAATTCATCAACAGACTTTTCATGGATAATAATGTCGCGTTATTAGTAGATGACATTTTAACACTGAGTTGCCCCTTTGAGA GTACATCTGATGTAGTTTTTTCTtggtataaaaatgatttgttaCTCGTAGAAGGAGGTGCAGACGTTAATAATTACACTTTGACTCAAGTAAAATTGTCAGATGCGGGAAATTACACTTGTACAGTGAAAAACGATTTCGGTTCTATCCAACACAAATTTAATGTGGATGTTTATG agGATCAAAACAAATTGCCTCTTTTAGTCGAATATCCGCACAATTTGACTTTAAAACCTGGGGACACGGCACGGTTTTCTTGCAAGACATTTGATCAACTTTATACAAAAGTTGATTGGTATTTTCTGAATGGTACAAATCCACGAGATATAGAGACCGAGgaccttttattatttaaaaagatggCCAACAATCACAAC gttaaattgtttaatggtGTATTGGTACTCGAAGGTGTCACAGTCGATGATGTTGGTTGGTATGTTTGTTACACAAATGGATCAAAAACGCGTGTAATGACTGGTGCTAAATTGGACGTGGACAAAAGTTTGG ttaatgatGGAAATGATCAAGACTCTGGAATAGAAGTAGAAGACGGAGAAATTGTCGATAATTCAAGAAAAATTGGGTTTTTCAATGCAACAGAAAATTCCACTCCTCCTAAATTCACGAAACTTGATAGCATGCACAGAGTGATCGCAAAGCCCGCCGGAAATATGTTGAAGTTGAAATGTGTAGCTGAAG GTAATCCTTTACCGAACGTAACATGGTACAAAGACGGTGTTACGCCACCTCAACGTCAACTGGGTATAGCCAGGTACACACAGTGGGCCATCATCCTGGAAGATCTGGTAACGGCAGATTCCGGTAATTACACGTGCAAAGTGAGCAATGAGAACGGATGTATAGATTTCACTTATAAGGTCGAAATAATAG aacgATTTCCGCATAAGCCCTACATTAAAGAAGGGCAGCCTCATAACGTCACCACATTGGTACACACCAACGTATCGTTTGAATGCACTCCGCTAGCCGATCTCGAACCGTACATGCGATGGTTTTATCATAACGCCAGTGTCGGGAACGTCAACGAAGCAAATCTCGAAAACGGCACTGTCATACAG AACGGCGCTCCCAGCGAAGGCAACCCCGAATTATTGCAACTGTCTAACGTAACGCATTTGGACGAAGGATGGTATACATGCGTGGCCGGTAACAGTTTGGGCATGAGCTACGCCAGTGCCTATTTAAAAGTTGTTGACG aGTTGGAAGATCCGATAAAAATCAAAGCTTTTCAATTACAAACGTACCAATTGGCTGCTCTAGGCATTAGCTTCGCACTGGTCATTATCGTGTGCATCATAATGCTGGTGTGCAGTCAGAGGAAGAGGGAGAAATTGAAGGAACTGGTGGCGAGAGAATCAGCTAGAAACGCTATGATCACTCAATGGaccaagaaaataattatcgaaAAACAACAAATGGCCGATGCCAGTGAACCATTG TTGATGCCCGTAGTGAAaatcgaaaaacaaaaaagcaaatatacaaaattagacCAGGTGTGTATGTCCGAGTACGAGTTACCTCTCGATCCTTGTTGGGAATTTTCGAGAGACAATCTATCATTGGGTAAAACTCTTGGCGAAGGCGCATTCGGCAAAGTCTTACGTGGCGAAGCCGATGGAATTTTGTGCGAAAATGTAATGAGCACGGTGGcggtaaaaatgttgaaag ACGGACACACTGATACTGAAATGATGGATTTAGTATCGGAAATGGAAATGATGAAGATGATCGGTAAACATGTGAACATCATAAACTTATTGGGATGTTGTACACAAGACGGACCTTTGTATGTGTTAGTGGAATTTGCATTACACGGCAACCTTAGGGATTTCTTGAGACAACATAGGCCATCTTCAGGCTACGAACCAGCTATTGGATCAAACCTCAAAGACACTTTAACGCAAAAGGATTTAGTTTCGTTTGCATATCAAGTTGCCAGAGGAATGGAGTATTTGGCATCGAGGAAG TGTATTCATAGAGATTTAGCAGCAAGAAATGTCTTGGTAAGCGAAGACTTTGTAATGAAAATTGCAGACTTTGGTTTAGCTAGAGACATTCAGAATCAAGAATATTATAGGAAAACTACAGACGGAAGACTTCCGGTAAAATGGATGGCGCCAGAAGCTCTATTCCATAGAGTGTACACGAATCAATCGGACGT atggtCTTACGGAGTTCTGTTGTGGGAAATAATGACTTTGGGAGGTACGCCTTATCCTTCCGTGCCCAACATGGAGCAGTTGTTCAATCTGCTTCAGAGCGGACATCGTATGGAGAAACCGTCTTGCTGTTCTCTGGAAAT ATACATGATAATGCGGGACTGTTGGAGTTACCATCCGAACGAGAGGCCCATGTTCGACGAGCTGGTGGAGAGTCTCGATCAGATACTGTCGGTGACGGCCAACCAGGAGTACGTGGACTTCGGGCTGCCGCAGCTGGACACGCCGCCCACCAGCCAGGAGTCGTTCGACGAAAACGATCTGGTCAATTTCGCCGGATGA
- the LOC113554949 gene encoding fibroblast growth factor receptor homolog 1-like isoform X2 has product MINHRVPLKLLPTVVVAIVFLVEGLCLPAHSKNIILEDEVSTVPAVEGDRLNIKCDYSEAIKISKVQWTKESDDETPFDSPSILSKKLQWLRFKNVKHSDHGRYSCLISGFTENGMFSKWRNFTLITYKRSETTGNGKSLKMTAPLSLSHRKDGVKPKFINRLFMDNNVALLVDDILTLSCPFESTSDVVFSWYKNDLLLVEGGADVNNYTLTQVKLSDAGNYTCTVKNDFGSIQHKFNVDVYEDQNKLPLLVEYPHNLTLKPGDTARFSCKTFDQLYTKVDWYFLNGTNPRDIETEDLLLFKKMANNHNVKLFNGVLVLEGVTVDDVGWYVCYTNGSKTRVMTGAKLDVDKSLVNDGNDQDSGIEVEDGEIVDNSRKIGFFNATENSTPPKFTKLDSMHRVIAKPAGNMLKLKCVAEGNPLPNVTWYKDGVTPPQRQLGIARYTQWAIILEDLVTADSGNYTCKVSNENGCIDFTYKVEIIERLHHRPVFTEAPHNLTLVLGGSGVLACKVLSDLHPYIGWYIGEITVENTENLNLTTMVKVENGAPSEGNPELLQLSNVTHLDEGWYTCVAGNSLGMSYASAYLKVVDELEDPIKIKAFQLQTYQLAALGISFALVIIVCIIMLVCSQRKREKLKELVARESARNAMITQWTKKIIIEKQQMADASEPLLMPVVKIEKQKSKYTKLDQVCMSEYELPLDPCWEFSRDNLSLGKTLGEGAFGKVLRGEADGILCENVMSTVAVKMLKDGHTDTEMMDLVSEMEMMKMIGKHVNIINLLGCCTQDGPLYVLVEFALHGNLRDFLRQHRPSSGYEPAIGSNLKDTLTQKDLVSFAYQVARGMEYLASRKCIHRDLAARNVLVSEDFVMKIADFGLARDIQNQEYYRKTTDGRLPVKWMAPEALFHRVYTNQSDVWSYGVLLWEIMTLGGTPYPSVPNMEQLFNLLQSGHRMEKPSCCSLEIYMIMRDCWSYHPNERPMFDELVESLDQILSVTANQEYVDFGLPQLDTPPTSQESFDENDLVNFAG; this is encoded by the exons atgaaGTGAGTACTGTTCCGGCTGTAGAAGGTGAccgtttaaacataaaatgcgATTATTCAGAAGCCATTAAGATCTCTAAGGTGCAATGGACAAAAGAGTCAGACGATGAAACTCCGTTTGACTCACCAAGCatattgtcaaaaaaattgcaatg GTTGCGTTTCAAGAATGTGAAACACTCTGATCACGGTCGGTATTCTTGCTTGATTAGTGGTTTTACCGAGAATGGAATGTTTTCTAAATGGCGAAATTTCACGTTAATAACGTATAAAAGGTCGGAAACTACCGGTAATGGAAAATCACTGAAAATGACAGCGCCTCTGAGTCTTTCACACCGAAAGGACGGAGTCAAACCGAAATTCATCAACAGACTTTTCATGGATAATAATGTCGCGTTATTAGTAGATGACATTTTAACACTGAGTTGCCCCTTTGAGA GTACATCTGATGTAGTTTTTTCTtggtataaaaatgatttgttaCTCGTAGAAGGAGGTGCAGACGTTAATAATTACACTTTGACTCAAGTAAAATTGTCAGATGCGGGAAATTACACTTGTACAGTGAAAAACGATTTCGGTTCTATCCAACACAAATTTAATGTGGATGTTTATG agGATCAAAACAAATTGCCTCTTTTAGTCGAATATCCGCACAATTTGACTTTAAAACCTGGGGACACGGCACGGTTTTCTTGCAAGACATTTGATCAACTTTATACAAAAGTTGATTGGTATTTTCTGAATGGTACAAATCCACGAGATATAGAGACCGAGgaccttttattatttaaaaagatggCCAACAATCACAAC gttaaattgtttaatggtGTATTGGTACTCGAAGGTGTCACAGTCGATGATGTTGGTTGGTATGTTTGTTACACAAATGGATCAAAAACGCGTGTAATGACTGGTGCTAAATTGGACGTGGACAAAAGTTTGG ttaatgatGGAAATGATCAAGACTCTGGAATAGAAGTAGAAGACGGAGAAATTGTCGATAATTCAAGAAAAATTGGGTTTTTCAATGCAACAGAAAATTCCACTCCTCCTAAATTCACGAAACTTGATAGCATGCACAGAGTGATCGCAAAGCCCGCCGGAAATATGTTGAAGTTGAAATGTGTAGCTGAAG GTAATCCTTTACCGAACGTAACATGGTACAAAGACGGTGTTACGCCACCTCAACGTCAACTGGGTATAGCCAGGTACACACAGTGGGCCATCATCCTGGAAGATCTGGTAACGGCAGATTCCGGTAATTACACGTGCAAAGTGAGCAATGAGAACGGATGTATAGATTTCACTTATAAGGTCGAAATAATAG agcgGTTACACCATCGTCCGGTGTTTACGGAAGCACCTCACAATCTTACTTTGGTGTTGGGTGGTTCTGGTGTTTTGGCGTGCAAGGTGTTGTCGGACTTGCATCCGTACATCGGATGGTATATTGGGGAAATCACGGTGGAGAATACTGAAAACCTAAACTTAACAACAATGGTGAAGGTCGAG AACGGCGCTCCCAGCGAAGGCAACCCCGAATTATTGCAACTGTCTAACGTAACGCATTTGGACGAAGGATGGTATACATGCGTGGCCGGTAACAGTTTGGGCATGAGCTACGCCAGTGCCTATTTAAAAGTTGTTGACG aGTTGGAAGATCCGATAAAAATCAAAGCTTTTCAATTACAAACGTACCAATTGGCTGCTCTAGGCATTAGCTTCGCACTGGTCATTATCGTGTGCATCATAATGCTGGTGTGCAGTCAGAGGAAGAGGGAGAAATTGAAGGAACTGGTGGCGAGAGAATCAGCTAGAAACGCTATGATCACTCAATGGaccaagaaaataattatcgaaAAACAACAAATGGCCGATGCCAGTGAACCATTG TTGATGCCCGTAGTGAAaatcgaaaaacaaaaaagcaaatatacaaaattagacCAGGTGTGTATGTCCGAGTACGAGTTACCTCTCGATCCTTGTTGGGAATTTTCGAGAGACAATCTATCATTGGGTAAAACTCTTGGCGAAGGCGCATTCGGCAAAGTCTTACGTGGCGAAGCCGATGGAATTTTGTGCGAAAATGTAATGAGCACGGTGGcggtaaaaatgttgaaag ACGGACACACTGATACTGAAATGATGGATTTAGTATCGGAAATGGAAATGATGAAGATGATCGGTAAACATGTGAACATCATAAACTTATTGGGATGTTGTACACAAGACGGACCTTTGTATGTGTTAGTGGAATTTGCATTACACGGCAACCTTAGGGATTTCTTGAGACAACATAGGCCATCTTCAGGCTACGAACCAGCTATTGGATCAAACCTCAAAGACACTTTAACGCAAAAGGATTTAGTTTCGTTTGCATATCAAGTTGCCAGAGGAATGGAGTATTTGGCATCGAGGAAG TGTATTCATAGAGATTTAGCAGCAAGAAATGTCTTGGTAAGCGAAGACTTTGTAATGAAAATTGCAGACTTTGGTTTAGCTAGAGACATTCAGAATCAAGAATATTATAGGAAAACTACAGACGGAAGACTTCCGGTAAAATGGATGGCGCCAGAAGCTCTATTCCATAGAGTGTACACGAATCAATCGGACGT atggtCTTACGGAGTTCTGTTGTGGGAAATAATGACTTTGGGAGGTACGCCTTATCCTTCCGTGCCCAACATGGAGCAGTTGTTCAATCTGCTTCAGAGCGGACATCGTATGGAGAAACCGTCTTGCTGTTCTCTGGAAAT ATACATGATAATGCGGGACTGTTGGAGTTACCATCCGAACGAGAGGCCCATGTTCGACGAGCTGGTGGAGAGTCTCGATCAGATACTGTCGGTGACGGCCAACCAGGAGTACGTGGACTTCGGGCTGCCGCAGCTGGACACGCCGCCCACCAGCCAGGAGTCGTTCGACGAAAACGATCTGGTCAATTTCGCCGGATGA
- the LOC113552662 gene encoding LOW QUALITY PROTEIN: phenoloxidase-activating factor 2-like (The sequence of the model RefSeq protein was modified relative to this genomic sequence to represent the inferred CDS: substituted 1 base at 1 genomic stop codon), translating into MGKLDGYQSIXKKVDFPIVPLGRCLKLLRKTKLTNHFILHESFICAGGEKDKDTCQGDGGSPLICPLKNNPKQYHQAGIVAWGLGCNNEIPAVYVNVAKFREWIDEKMAQENFDTSFYDPNYIPNTSAGDFE; encoded by the exons atgggtaAACTTGATGGCtatcaaagtatttaaaaaaaagttgattttCCAATCGTGCCACTTGGTCGATGCTTGAAACTGTTAAGAAAAACCAAATTGaccaatcattttatattgcaCGAGAGTTTTATATGTGCCGGTGGGGAAAAAGACAAAGATACTTGCCAA ggtgATGGCGGAAGTCCTCTAATATGTCCACTTAAGAACAATCCTAAACAATATCATCAGGCCGGTATCGTGGCATGGGGACTCGGATGCAACAATGAGATACCTGCCGTATATGTAAACGTGGCAAAGTTTAGAGAATGGATCGATGAAAAGATGGCTCAAGAAAATTTCGATACGAGCTTCTATGATCCGAATTATATTCCCAACACGTCTGCTGGTGACTTCGAATAG
- the LOC113552661 gene encoding serine protease snake-like, whose product KNTYIFRRFAIWARLGELDYLSINEDARPTDYRIVERIIHPKYKAYSHYNDIALFRLERDVDFSSYVRPICLNRNHSLTPPAVIATGWGNTDTASLGSSHLLKVQIQTVSAEECNKNFLYLPNKEQKLAKGILKDLMVCAGNPEGGNDTCQGDSGGPIQIKHNSYKCMYSQIGITSFAGPFCGQANSPAVYTRVSKYISWIEQIVWPKV is encoded by the exons aaaaatacctatatttttaggaGATTTGCAATATGGGCTCGCTTAGGTGAACTAGACTATCTTTCGATCAACGAAGATGCCAGACCTACAGACTATAGAATAGTAGAACGAATAATACATCCGAAATACAAAGCATATTCCCATTACAATGATATAGCATTGTTTCGTTTAGAAAGAGATGTAGATTTCTCATCATATGTACGACCTATTTGTCTCAATAGAAATCATTCTTTGACACCACCAGCAGTAATAGCTACGGGATGGGGTAACACTGATACAG cttCACTTGGCAGCtcacatttattaaaagtacaaatacaAACTGTTTCGGCCGAAGAgtgcaataaaaattttttgtatctGCCAAATAAAGAACAAAAATTAGCAAAAGGAATCCTTAAAGACTTAATGGTGTGTGCTGGCAATCCAGAAGGCGGAAATGACACTTGTCAA ggCGATTCAGGTGGTcctattcaaataaaacataatagttaCAAGTGCATGTATTCACAAATAGGGATTACATCATTTGCAGGGCCATTTTGTGGACAAGCCAATTCGCCTGCTGTTTATACACgagtatcaaaatatatttcatggaTTGAACAAATTGTCTGGccaaaagtttaa
- the LOC113554107 gene encoding venom protease-like, with protein sequence MIVHRIPLKILSTVVLVMFLLVNQLLCQKYLMYKIPKSIGEVCRKGDGISSDYICMDIKDCQVAKEGLMKNIFPQHCLFDRTNPNPIVCCPQDPTKNKTNNIINSYSSTEMCEEYSKLIYRNIMNPIPSDDQDLYIQFADCVDAHILITNGAQSKPMEFPHMALLGYDEKPDMYSWLCGGSLISKRFVLTAAHCEKSGTKDTQRFAIWARLGELDYLSINEDARPTDYRIVERIIHPKYKAYSHYNDIALFRLERDVDFSSYVRPICLNRNHSLTPPAVIATGWGNTDTASLGSSHLLKVQIQTVSAEECNKNFLYLPNKEQKLAKGILKDLMVCAGNPEGGNDTCQGDSGGPIQIKHNSYKCMYSQIGITSFAGPFCGQANSPAVYTRVSKYISWIEQIVWPKV encoded by the exons ATGATTGTTCATCGAATTccgttgaaaatattatcaacagtAGTGTTggtaatgtttttattggtAAATCAACTACTATGccaaaagtatttaatgtacaagataccaaaaa gtaTAGGTGAAGTTTGCCGCAAAGGTGATGGGATATCTTCTGACTACATATGTATGGATATTAAGGACTGTCAAGTTGCAAAAGAAGGActtatgaaaaacatttttcctcAGCATTGCTTATTCGACAGAACAAATCCAAATCCAATTGTTTGTTGTCCGCAAGATcctacaaaaaacaaaacaaacaatattattaactcatATTCTTCCACTGAAA TGTGTGaagaatattcaaaattaatttatcgtaatattatgaacCCAATACCATCAGATGATCAggatttatacatacaatttgcaGATTGTGTTGATGCCCATATCTTAATTACTAATGGTGCACAATCTAAACCAATGGAGTTTCCTCACATG gCTTTACTAGGTTATGATGAAAAACCAGACATGTATTCATGGTTATGTGGAGGTTCACTGATAAGTAAGAGATTTGTACTAACAGCAGCCCACTGTGAAAAATCAGGCACTAAAGATACaca gaGATTTGCAATATGGGCTCGCTTAGGTGAACTAGACTATCTTTCGATCAACGAAGATGCCAGACCTACAGACTATAGAATAGTAGAACGAATAATACATCCGAAATACAAAGCATATTCCCATTACAATGATATAGCATTGTTTCGTTTAGAAAGAGATGTAGATTTCTCATCATATGTACGACCTATTTGTCTCAATAGAAATCATTCTTTGACACCACCAGCAGTAATAGCTACGGGATGGGGTAACACTGATACAG cttCACTTGGCAGCtcacatttattaaaagtacaaatacaAACTGTTTCGGCCGAAGAgtgcaataaaaattttttgtatctGCCAAATAAAGAACAAAAATTAGCAAAAGGAATCCTTAAAGACTTAATGGTGTGTGCTGGCAATCCAGAAGGCGGAAATGACACTTGTCAA ggCGATTCAGGTGGTcctattcaaataaaacataatagttaCAAGTGCATGTATTCACAAATAGGGATTACATCATTTGCAGGGCCATTTTGTGGACAAGCCAATTCGCCTGCTGTTTATACACgagtatcaaaatatatttcatggaTTGAACAAATTGTCTGGccaaaagtttaa